One region of Mucilaginibacter gotjawali genomic DNA includes:
- a CDS encoding sodium:solute symporter family protein, which translates to MKLHPIDIAIIALYLSSTIFIGLWYRKKARQNKESYMLGGKSLPWYKLGLSDASDMFDISGTMWMVSLCFVYGMKSIWIPWLWPVFNQVFLMMYLSRWLRRSNASTGAEWLATRFGKSGPGVNASQVVVIAFALLSCLGFMAYGFIGLGKFIEIFVPWDMIKGYIPFNVAPQYVPHVYGIIFTLFAMFYSILGGMHSIVVGDMVKYGIMTVACIWIGFIAAGQLSSHHLNVPDGWFSPFFGKHLDLNWSGIIRQVNDKIKSDGYSLFGLFFMMMTFKGFFAALAGPAPNYDMQKILSTRSPEEASKMSGFVNIILLPIRYTLIISLTALGLIYYHQMNLSDGAGGIDFERILPAVINNFLPVGLVGLLLAGLLGAFMSTFSGTMNAAQAYLVNDIYLKYVNPKASNRRTIAMNYLAGIVVVALGVFIGFFMKNVNTTLQWIVSALYGGYIASNVLKWHWWRFNASGFFVGMLTGIVTAMVFSLVIPDGELLYWFPLLFGLSMAGSIIGSYAFPPTDESVLKSFYKNVRPWGFWGPVKAAVLADDPSFQPNKNFKLNMFNVVIGTAAQCCLTILPMYLVLSQKMPLLITVGILAVIIIILKKTWWDKLKDY; encoded by the coding sequence ATGAAGCTCCATCCCATTGACATTGCCATTATTGCGCTCTACCTGTCAAGTACCATATTTATTGGGCTGTGGTATCGTAAAAAGGCCCGGCAAAACAAGGAGAGCTATATGCTTGGCGGTAAATCGCTGCCCTGGTATAAACTGGGGTTAAGCGATGCCTCTGACATGTTTGATATCAGCGGCACCATGTGGATGGTGAGCCTGTGTTTTGTGTACGGCATGAAAAGTATCTGGATCCCCTGGCTTTGGCCGGTATTTAACCAGGTATTTTTAATGATGTACCTGTCGCGCTGGCTGCGCCGCTCCAATGCCTCCACCGGCGCCGAGTGGCTGGCCACCCGCTTTGGCAAAAGCGGTCCCGGGGTTAATGCTTCACAGGTGGTGGTCATTGCCTTCGCGCTGTTGAGCTGCCTTGGTTTTATGGCCTATGGCTTTATCGGCCTCGGTAAGTTCATCGAAATATTTGTCCCCTGGGACATGATCAAGGGTTATATTCCCTTTAATGTTGCGCCGCAATACGTTCCGCATGTTTATGGAATAATTTTTACCCTTTTTGCCATGTTTTACTCCATTCTGGGCGGTATGCACAGCATTGTAGTAGGCGATATGGTCAAATACGGTATCATGACGGTAGCCTGTATCTGGATAGGGTTTATTGCCGCCGGGCAATTAAGCAGCCATCATTTAAATGTGCCGGATGGTTGGTTCAGTCCGTTTTTTGGCAAACACCTGGATTTAAACTGGTCGGGTATTATCCGCCAGGTAAATGATAAAATAAAAAGCGACGGGTATTCGCTTTTCGGGCTGTTTTTCATGATGATGACTTTTAAAGGCTTTTTTGCGGCCCTGGCAGGCCCGGCGCCAAATTATGATATGCAGAAGATCCTTTCCACCCGCTCGCCTGAAGAGGCCAGTAAGATGAGTGGTTTTGTAAATATCATCCTGTTACCTATCCGTTACACCCTTATCATCAGCCTCACTGCTTTAGGGCTCATCTATTATCACCAGATGAATTTAAGCGATGGCGCAGGAGGGATTGATTTTGAACGGATCTTGCCGGCGGTGATCAATAACTTTTTACCGGTTGGGCTGGTAGGCCTGCTGCTGGCCGGTTTACTTGGCGCTTTCATGAGCACCTTTAGCGGTACGATGAATGCTGCGCAGGCGTATTTGGTTAATGATATCTATTTGAAATACGTTAACCCAAAAGCGTCAAACCGAAGAACGATCGCAATGAATTATCTTGCCGGAATAGTAGTTGTGGCGCTGGGCGTTTTCATAGGGTTTTTTATGAAAAACGTAAATACGACTTTACAGTGGATCGTGTCGGCGCTCTATGGAGGGTATATTGCTTCAAATGTATTGAAATGGCATTGGTGGCGTTTTAACGCGTCCGGATTTTTTGTTGGTATGCTGACAGGGATTGTAACCGCCATGGTTTTCTCATTGGTTATACCTGATGGTGAGTTATTGTATTGGTTCCCGTTATTGTTCGGCTTATCTATGGCGGGTTCAATCATTGGTTCCTATGCTTTTCCTCCAACGGACGAATCAGTGTTAAAGTCTTTTTATAAAAATGTTCGCCCATGGGGATTTTGGGGGCCGGTTAAAGCAGCTGTTTTGGCCGATGACCCATCATTTCAGCCCAATAAAAACTTTAAGCTTAATATGTTCAACGTGGTGATAGGTACCGCAGCGCAATGTTGTTTAACCATATTGCCCATGTACCTGGTATTGAGCCAAAAAATGCCGCTATTGATCACCGTGGGCATTTTGGCGGTGATCATCATCATCCTGAAGAAAACCTGGTGGGATAAATTGAAAGATTATTAA
- a CDS encoding glycoside hydrolase family 130 protein, protein MAQLFEKRLKELEAEQKQLTDLRNEIAGTGNGVFDRYKYPVLTAAHTPLFWRYDLDPETNPYLMERFGINAAFNAGAIKLNDKYLLVARVEGADRKSFFAVAESPDGINNFTFWDYPVDMPETDEPDTNVYDMRLTAHEDGWIYGLFCTERRDPDAPAHDQSMAIAACGIARTKDMVKWERLPDLVTNSPQQRNVVLHPEFVDGQYALYTRPQDGFISAGKGGGIGFGLTATMENAFVNEETIIDNKNYHTVYEAKNGQGPTPIKTDRGWLHLAHGVRNTAAGLRYTLYMFMTDLHDLTKVLYKPAGYFLAPEGAERTGDVSNVVFCNGWIRDEDDTVYIYYASSDTRMHVATSTVDKLLDYVMNTPPDGLRSASSVSTLYRIIDNNRALLSPKSLV, encoded by the coding sequence ATGGCACAACTATTTGAAAAACGTTTAAAAGAATTAGAAGCGGAACAAAAACAGCTGACGGACCTCCGTAATGAAATAGCGGGTACCGGAAACGGTGTTTTTGATCGCTATAAATATCCTGTTTTAACGGCAGCACATACCCCGCTGTTTTGGCGGTATGACCTTGACCCGGAAACCAATCCATATTTGATGGAACGGTTCGGCATCAATGCCGCCTTTAACGCAGGGGCTATAAAGCTGAATGATAAATATTTGTTGGTAGCGCGGGTAGAGGGTGCCGACCGTAAATCTTTTTTCGCGGTTGCCGAAAGCCCTGATGGCATTAACAACTTTACCTTTTGGGATTACCCGGTGGATATGCCCGAAACAGATGAACCGGACACCAATGTTTACGATATGCGCTTAACCGCCCATGAAGACGGATGGATCTATGGTTTATTTTGCACCGAAAGACGCGACCCTGACGCTCCTGCGCATGACCAATCCATGGCGATAGCCGCCTGCGGTATTGCCCGTACCAAAGACATGGTAAAATGGGAGCGCCTGCCCGACCTGGTCACCAACTCGCCGCAGCAGCGCAACGTGGTATTACATCCCGAATTTGTGGATGGCCAATATGCTTTATACACTCGCCCGCAGGATGGTTTTATAAGCGCCGGTAAGGGCGGTGGCATTGGTTTTGGCTTAACAGCAACCATGGAAAATGCTTTTGTTAATGAAGAAACCATCATCGACAATAAAAATTATCATACGGTTTACGAGGCAAAAAACGGGCAGGGGCCAACACCCATCAAAACCGATAGAGGCTGGCTGCATTTAGCCCACGGTGTTCGCAATACTGCCGCTGGGTTGCGTTATACGCTGTATATGTTTATGACCGATCTGCACGATCTAACCAAAGTTTTATACAAACCGGCAGGTTACTTTTTAGCGCCTGAAGGGGCGGAGCGCACTGGCGATGTATCCAATGTAGTGTTCTGCAACGGCTGGATCAGGGACGAGGACGATACCGTTTATATTTATTATGCATCATCGGATACCAGGATGCATGTGGCTACCAGCACGGTAGATAAACTGCTGGATTATGTAATGAATACGCCGCCGGATGGTTTGCGTTCAGCGTCATCAGTAAGTACCCTTTACCGGATAATTGATAACAACAGGGCGCTTTTAAGTCCGAAGTCTTTAGTCTGA
- a CDS encoding AGE family epimerase/isomerase: protein MQGKAIRSQIDNYTTELGTELQSILDYWASNTIDKTNGGFLGRIDSQERIIADAPKGSVLNARILWTFSAAYNHDANPVYLEMANRAYDYIGRFITDHEFGGVFWSVDHTGAPLDTKKQVYAIAFTIYALSEYYLASGIEAARTKAVELYYLLVGKAYDPVKTGYFEAFTREWNPIDDLRLSAKDENEKKTMNTHLHVLEGYTNLYRVWPDKALKEQIWLLLNNFFDHFIDQQTHHLQLFFDENWNRKSGLVSFGHDIEATWLLLEAAEAIGDEGMIAKVRKVSVPVAEATIKGMDADGGLWYEYEPAKDHLIKEKHWWVQAETMIGFYNAWQISGDEKYLQLSIKNWAFVKDKILDKVNGEWFWGINENGQIMPGEDKAGIWKCPYHNSRACLEIIKRTGLFV, encoded by the coding sequence ATGCAGGGGAAGGCTATAAGGTCACAAATTGATAACTACACGACGGAACTGGGTACGGAGTTACAGTCCATATTGGATTATTGGGCAAGTAATACGATTGATAAAACCAATGGCGGATTTTTAGGCAGGATTGATAGTCAGGAACGGATTATAGCTGACGCGCCAAAAGGGTCGGTATTAAACGCCCGGATCTTATGGACATTTTCTGCTGCCTATAATCATGATGCAAACCCGGTTTACCTGGAGATGGCGAACCGCGCTTATGATTATATAGGCAGGTTTATTACGGACCATGAGTTTGGCGGTGTTTTTTGGTCTGTTGATCATACCGGCGCGCCGCTTGATACCAAAAAACAGGTTTATGCCATCGCTTTTACCATTTACGCGCTGAGCGAGTATTACCTTGCCTCGGGTATTGAAGCAGCAAGGACGAAAGCGGTTGAATTATATTATTTACTGGTTGGCAAGGCTTACGACCCGGTTAAAACAGGGTACTTTGAAGCCTTCACAAGAGAGTGGAACCCGATAGATGATTTGCGGTTGAGTGCCAAGGATGAAAATGAAAAAAAGACGATGAACACCCACCTCCACGTACTGGAGGGGTATACTAATTTGTACCGGGTATGGCCGGATAAAGCGCTGAAAGAGCAGATATGGCTGCTGCTGAATAACTTTTTCGATCATTTCATTGACCAGCAAACCCACCACCTGCAACTTTTTTTTGATGAAAACTGGAACAGAAAGTCGGGCCTGGTATCTTTTGGACACGATATTGAAGCAACATGGCTTTTGCTGGAAGCCGCCGAAGCAATTGGCGATGAGGGCATGATCGCGAAGGTGAGAAAGGTAAGTGTACCGGTTGCTGAAGCTACGATAAAAGGTATGGATGCAGACGGAGGCCTGTGGTATGAGTATGAACCTGCAAAAGATCATTTGATAAAAGAAAAACATTGGTGGGTGCAGGCGGAGACAATGATCGGCTTTTATAATGCCTGGCAAATAAGCGGCGATGAAAAATACCTGCAACTATCCATCAAAAACTGGGCGTTTGTTAAAGATAAAATTTTAGATAAAGTAAACGGCGAATGGTTTTGGGGCATCAATGAAAACGGGCAAATAATGCCCGGCGAAGATAAAGCAGGTATATGGAAATGCCCCTATCACAACAGCAGGGCGTGTTTAGAGATAATTAAAAGAACAGGACTATTTGTCTGA
- a CDS encoding carbohydrate binding domain-containing protein, with translation MKSYLLTFCFIIFLMVNSAPAQKNMVLNGGFEDEFFGWNNNGAMQTPYNLKSGKYSCAIVTHNTGNWVGIDQIVEIPKKVQNIMFSAWIATTNVVKGKDDWDGAIFTVVFLDSQDKEMKDGVNIAQITGTNDWTFYKKTIKMPDKAYSFKILVAMGNASGTMLVDDVSAVKVE, from the coding sequence ATGAAAAGTTATTTGTTAACCTTTTGTTTTATCATCTTCCTGATGGTTAATAGTGCCCCGGCGCAAAAAAACATGGTGCTGAACGGTGGCTTCGAGGATGAATTTTTTGGCTGGAATAATAATGGCGCCATGCAAACGCCGTACAACCTTAAAAGCGGGAAATACAGCTGCGCCATAGTTACCCATAATACCGGTAACTGGGTAGGTATTGACCAAATTGTTGAGATCCCGAAAAAAGTGCAAAACATTATGTTTAGTGCCTGGATAGCAACTACCAATGTTGTAAAAGGTAAAGATGATTGGGATGGGGCAATTTTTACGGTAGTGTTTTTAGATAGCCAGGATAAGGAAATGAAGGATGGCGTTAATATTGCCCAAATAACGGGCACCAATGATTGGACCTTTTACAAAAAAACAATAAAAATGCCTGATAAGGCATATAGTTTTAAAATACTTGTTGCCATGGGAAATGCATCAGGTACTATGCTGGTTGATGACGTTTCGGCGGTGAAGGTGGAATAG
- a CDS encoding RagB/SusD family nutrient uptake outer membrane protein, translating into MKRHIKYITGLALVASVLAAGCKKDFFNRPPQSQVTVGNYYQTTAQVQAATNGLYGSLWFGWNNKAGWALTELSSGNGFTYSSDVNAFFNWSVPNGNPEVLAAWDSPFTVVAQCNGLITNMAATIPGVPQSMVNNALGEAHLMRAVAYFYLVRVFGNVPIVENPLQEVNNSDAVPTNPISDVYTFIIKDLKYAEANCSVGTAKTGHGDSGSASAMLAKVYLYMQDYVNAQKEAEKVINSGEFALLPTYENLFQTANNNNKESILAMQWISTAGYDYGNSIQASWAYNSTITGTGDGYAVFGPTIDLQNAFKAEGGDTIRRHATIMVPGSFYPDLDAAAGGYRFPVNGSAQNQNAAAKKYVVGTPADNGGKSAAQAAGNNTYIERFADVLLIEAEAILGQESGATAGTGIPLTASTSNATALTYFNMVRQRVGVPAVTSFTYADLLRERRLEFALEQDYWFDLCRIDGYQQEGSATFPTHHPTAISIISQQERGTYSTTADNNPVIYSQHLTPVDANFFLPVPVLESAADPNLIKAPVKYVFK; encoded by the coding sequence ATGAAAAGACATATAAAATACATTACAGGACTGGCGCTTGTGGCGAGCGTACTTGCCGCCGGTTGCAAAAAGGATTTTTTTAACCGTCCGCCGCAGTCACAGGTAACGGTAGGTAATTATTATCAAACAACGGCACAGGTACAGGCCGCCACTAATGGCTTGTATGGCTCGTTATGGTTTGGCTGGAATAACAAAGCGGGATGGGCGCTTACCGAATTGTCGAGCGGCAACGGATTTACCTATTCGTCGGACGTTAACGCCTTTTTTAACTGGTCGGTTCCAAATGGCAACCCCGAAGTGCTGGCCGCCTGGGATTCGCCATTTACCGTGGTTGCCCAATGCAATGGATTAATTACCAATATGGCTGCAACCATACCGGGTGTACCGCAATCAATGGTAAACAATGCCCTTGGCGAGGCCCATTTAATGCGTGCGGTGGCCTATTTTTACCTGGTGCGCGTTTTTGGAAACGTACCGATAGTTGAAAATCCACTGCAGGAAGTCAATAATTCCGACGCAGTGCCAACTAATCCGATATCCGATGTTTATACTTTCATAATTAAAGACCTGAAATATGCGGAAGCCAACTGTTCGGTGGGTACAGCAAAAACCGGGCACGGCGATAGTGGTTCGGCATCGGCAATGCTGGCGAAAGTTTACCTGTATATGCAGGACTACGTTAATGCACAAAAAGAAGCCGAAAAGGTGATCAACAGTGGCGAGTTTGCACTTTTGCCAACTTACGAAAACTTGTTCCAAACTGCTAATAACAACAATAAAGAAAGTATTTTGGCCATGCAATGGATCTCGACAGCGGGCTATGACTATGGCAATTCCATACAGGCGTCATGGGCGTATAACAGTACCATCACAGGTACAGGCGACGGGTATGCTGTTTTTGGCCCCACTATCGATCTGCAAAATGCGTTTAAAGCCGAAGGCGGAGATACCATCCGCAGGCATGCTACCATTATGGTGCCCGGGAGTTTTTACCCCGACCTGGATGCGGCAGCAGGCGGTTACCGTTTCCCTGTAAACGGAAGCGCGCAGAATCAAAATGCCGCGGCAAAAAAATATGTTGTCGGTACGCCTGCCGATAACGGCGGTAAAAGTGCCGCACAGGCAGCCGGCAACAATACTTATATTGAGCGCTTTGCCGATGTGTTATTGATTGAAGCTGAGGCGATATTAGGCCAGGAATCGGGCGCAACGGCCGGTACCGGTATCCCGTTAACAGCGTCCACCTCAAATGCTACCGCTTTAACATACTTTAATATGGTTAGGCAGCGCGTTGGCGTGCCGGCGGTTACTTCGTTCACTTACGCGGACCTGCTGCGCGAAAGGCGTCTTGAATTTGCGCTTGAGCAGGATTACTGGTTTGATTTATGCCGGATTGACGGTTACCAGCAAGAAGGATCGGCAACCTTTCCTACGCATCACCCAACAGCCATCTCAATTATAAGCCAGCAGGAAAGAGGAACTTACAGCACTACTGCCGACAATAACCCGGTGATTTATTCGCAGCATTTAACGCCGGTTGACGCGAACTTTTTCTTGCCGGTGCCGGTGCTGGAGTCAGCTGCCGACCCAAATCTGATTAAAGCGCCTGTAAAATATGTATTTAAATAA
- a CDS encoding alpha-L-arabinofuranosidase, with protein sequence MKKAALILLASFMAIQSCKKDPGNSGGGTATTPSTPGTGVGTGPGGSIVAGTDPSVAATQGFFLDNWQGKTFTAPTSQSVSKPSAGSINVTVDLSQITTKVSNLLYGNNSNPFMGQVVDPSTFSNSILLNNITALAPNIIRAPGGSLSDIYFFNGDGNGNVQAPADAPSTLPDLNGTASSAGYWFGNNTQSWTFSIDNYYKLLQQSSSTGLITVNYGYARYGTGPTPVQTAAHLAASWVRYDKGRTTYWEVGNENYGNWEAGYRIDPTKNQDGQPAIITGTVYGTHFKVFADSMRAAAIQAGNNNIKIGIVLTTTNDANNNAGVTNWNRDVLAAAGNAADFFVVHNYYTPYGQNSNPTVILSSPAPSTSAMMSWVKTSAQNAGVTQKPVAMDEWNIQATGSSQMVSNIAGLHAVMVLGEALKNQVSMASRWDLANGYSNGDDMGMFNNSSGGGAEPGAPAWNPRPAFYYMYFFQKYFGDRVVSSTVSGSSDIVSYGSTFSSGQAGVVLVNQGNFDHVVNIAFNNYAIGAKYYYYTLNGGADNVPFSHNVFVNGVGAASGKTGGPASYATVPAISQTVSGGIIVTVPAYGAVYLVADKK encoded by the coding sequence ATGAAAAAAGCAGCATTAATTTTATTGGCGTCGTTTATGGCGATACAATCATGTAAAAAAGACCCGGGTAATTCGGGAGGAGGAACAGCTACAACACCTTCAACGCCCGGAACCGGCGTTGGTACGGGCCCGGGCGGCAGTATAGTAGCCGGGACAGATCCATCCGTTGCTGCTACACAGGGCTTCTTTTTGGATAACTGGCAGGGTAAAACGTTTACCGCTCCCACCTCGCAAAGTGTTTCCAAACCATCGGCCGGGTCAATCAATGTAACTGTCGACCTTAGCCAGATCACCACAAAAGTTTCCAACTTGCTTTATGGCAATAATTCCAACCCGTTTATGGGTCAGGTTGTTGACCCTTCCACGTTCAGCAATTCAATTTTGCTTAACAATATAACCGCACTCGCGCCTAATATCATAAGAGCACCGGGAGGCAGCCTTTCTGATATTTATTTTTTTAATGGTGATGGTAACGGAAATGTACAGGCGCCGGCTGATGCACCTTCCACGCTGCCCGATTTAAATGGCACTGCCTCCTCTGCAGGGTATTGGTTTGGCAATAATACCCAAAGCTGGACCTTTAGTATTGATAACTATTATAAATTGTTGCAGCAAAGCAGCAGCACCGGCCTGATTACCGTGAATTACGGTTATGCCCGTTATGGCACCGGGCCAACACCTGTTCAAACCGCTGCACATTTAGCAGCCAGTTGGGTGAGGTATGACAAGGGCCGAACTACTTATTGGGAAGTAGGTAACGAGAATTACGGCAACTGGGAAGCCGGTTACCGGATCGACCCGACCAAAAACCAGGACGGGCAGCCGGCAATCATCACGGGAACTGTTTACGGGACACATTTTAAAGTTTTTGCCGACTCTATGCGTGCCGCTGCCATCCAGGCGGGTAACAATAATATAAAAATAGGTATCGTACTAACCACAACCAACGATGCAAATAACAATGCCGGCGTTACCAACTGGAACCGCGATGTTTTGGCCGCCGCCGGTAATGCAGCAGATTTTTTTGTGGTGCATAATTATTACACACCCTATGGCCAGAATTCAAACCCGACGGTGATATTAAGTTCACCTGCGCCTTCAACCAGCGCGATGATGAGCTGGGTAAAAACGTCGGCGCAAAATGCCGGTGTAACACAAAAGCCTGTGGCCATGGATGAATGGAACATCCAGGCAACAGGTTCCAGCCAGATGGTTTCGAATATCGCAGGTTTGCACGCGGTAATGGTGTTGGGCGAGGCGTTAAAAAACCAGGTGAGTATGGCAAGCCGGTGGGATTTGGCCAACGGGTACAGCAATGGCGATGATATGGGCATGTTTAACAATTCATCAGGCGGCGGCGCCGAGCCGGGAGCACCTGCATGGAACCCGCGCCCCGCGTTTTATTATATGTATTTTTTTCAAAAATATTTTGGCGACAGGGTGGTAAGTTCAACCGTAAGCGGAAGCAGCGATATTGTGAGTTATGGGTCAACCTTTTCGTCCGGCCAGGCAGGTGTAGTTTTAGTAAACCAGGGCAATTTTGATCATGTTGTAAATATTGCCTTTAATAACTATGCTATCGGCGCCAAATACTATTATTATACGCTTAACGGAGGTGCTGATAATGTACCTTTTTCGCATAATGTTTTCGTAAACGGAGTTGGCGCCGCAAGCGGCAAAACCGGTGGCCCGGCTTCTTATGCAACAGTGCCTGCCATCTCGCAAACGGTTTCAGGCGGTATCATCGTTACGGTTCCGGCTTACGGCGCAGTTTATTTAGTGGCTGATAAAAAGTAA
- a CDS encoding AraC family transcriptional regulator, which translates to MMTSNVMREITPLTPSDCFTIFSRVKKKFDFPLHYHDEYELNLILNAKGAKRVVGGHIEVIDDLELALIGPNLYHAWFTNQCQSEAITEITIQFHKDLFDEKFLKRNQLSFLKNMLERSQRGIVFSQETINTLKERVLNLDKKSGFDSVLELLSILHDLSTSRNMKTLSDSSFTNEKFYYNSRRIEKVFEHMNNNYNKQVTLAEVARIANMPEASFSRFIKKRTGKTFIDSLNEIRLGHASRMLIDSTTTVAEIAYKCGFNNISNFNRIFKRKKMCIPKEFRETYTGNRVFI; encoded by the coding sequence ATGATGACAAGCAATGTAATGCGCGAAATTACCCCGCTGACACCAAGCGATTGCTTTACTATTTTTTCCAGGGTAAAAAAGAAATTTGACTTCCCGCTTCATTATCATGACGAATACGAACTTAACCTGATACTGAACGCGAAAGGGGCGAAGCGTGTAGTGGGCGGCCACATTGAGGTAATTGATGACCTGGAACTGGCCCTGATAGGCCCTAATCTTTACCATGCCTGGTTTACCAACCAGTGCCAGAGTGAGGCGATAACCGAGATTACCATCCAGTTTCACAAAGATCTTTTTGATGAGAAATTTTTAAAGAGGAACCAGCTGAGCTTTTTAAAAAATATGCTGGAGCGTTCGCAACGGGGTATCGTGTTTTCGCAGGAAACCATCAACACGCTTAAGGAGAGGGTGCTTAATTTGGATAAAAAAAGCGGCTTCGATTCTGTGCTCGAGTTACTGTCAATACTTCATGATCTTTCTACCTCAAGGAACATGAAAACGCTGTCGGATTCCAGTTTTACTAATGAAAAGTTTTATTACAACAGCCGCCGTATCGAAAAGGTGTTTGAGCATATGAACAATAACTATAATAAACAGGTAACGCTTGCAGAGGTGGCCAGGATAGCCAATATGCCGGAAGCTTCGTTTAGCCGCTTTATAAAAAAGCGCACCGGCAAAACATTTATTGATAGTTTAAATGAGATCAGGCTTGGTCATGCCTCAAGGATGCTGATCGATTCCACCACAACGGTTGCTGAAATTGCCTATAAATGCGGTTTTAATAACATTTCCAACTTCAACCGGATCTTTAAACGCAAGAAGATGTGTATCCCGAAGGAATTCAGGGAGACCTATACCGGTAACCGGGTTTTTATTTAG